From Streptomyces sp. 6-11-2, one genomic window encodes:
- a CDS encoding aminopeptidase P family protein, translating to MTGTALAPFTADDYRVRLERAARAAADAGLAGLLVAPGPDLVWLTGYAPTAVTERLTLLVLAAGREPVLVVPTLEAPDAAKASGASALALRDWTDGTDPYAVTAALLDDRGRFGISDNTWAMHLLALQQTLPKTSYASLTEALPMLRAVKDAAEVELLAAAGAAADAAFEEIRKLRFSGRRESEVAADLAGLLGRFGHSQVDFTIVGSGPNGANPHHEVGDRVIERGDMVVLDFGGLKDGYGSDTTRTVHVGAPTDEERRVHDIVREAQEAGFRAVRPGVSCQEVDRAARAVITRAGYGEFFIHRTGHGIGVTTHEPPYMIEGEEQPLVPGMCFSVEPGIYLPGRFGVRIEDIVTVTEDGGRRLNDTTREMVIVA from the coding sequence ATGACCGGCACCGCGCTCGCGCCCTTCACCGCCGACGACTACAGGGTCCGGCTGGAACGAGCCGCCCGCGCGGCGGCCGACGCCGGGCTGGCCGGACTGCTGGTGGCACCGGGGCCGGACCTGGTGTGGCTGACCGGGTACGCGCCCACCGCCGTCACCGAACGGCTCACGCTGCTCGTCCTCGCCGCCGGACGCGAACCCGTACTCGTCGTGCCCACCCTGGAGGCCCCGGACGCCGCCAAGGCGTCCGGCGCGTCCGCTCTGGCCCTGCGCGACTGGACCGACGGCACCGACCCCTACGCCGTCACCGCCGCCCTTCTCGACGACCGCGGCCGGTTCGGCATCAGCGACAACACCTGGGCCATGCACCTGCTCGCCCTGCAACAGACGCTGCCCAAGACCTCCTACGCCTCCCTCACCGAGGCCCTGCCCATGCTGCGCGCGGTGAAGGACGCGGCCGAGGTGGAACTGCTCGCGGCGGCGGGCGCGGCCGCCGACGCCGCGTTCGAGGAGATCCGGAAGCTGCGGTTCTCCGGCCGCCGTGAATCCGAGGTCGCCGCCGACCTCGCCGGCCTGCTGGGGCGCTTCGGACACTCCCAGGTCGACTTCACCATCGTCGGCTCCGGACCCAACGGCGCGAATCCGCACCACGAGGTGGGCGACCGCGTCATCGAGCGCGGCGACATGGTCGTCCTCGACTTCGGCGGCCTCAAGGACGGCTACGGCTCCGACACCACCCGCACCGTGCACGTCGGCGCGCCGACCGACGAGGAGCGGCGGGTGCACGACATCGTCCGCGAGGCCCAGGAGGCCGGCTTCCGGGCGGTGCGCCCCGGAGTCTCCTGCCAGGAGGTCGACCGCGCCGCCCGCGCGGTCATCACCCGGGCCGGGTACGGCGAGTTCTTCATCCACCGCACCGGCCACGGCATCGGCGTCACCACGCACGAGCCGCCCTACATGATCGAGGGCGAGGAGCAGCCCCTCGTACCCGGCATGTGCTTCTCCGTGGAGCCCGGCATCTACCTGCCCGGCCGCTTCGGGGTGCGCATCGAGGACATCGTCACCGTGACCGAGGACGGGGGCCGCCGCCTCAACGACACGACCCGGGAGATGGTCATAGTGGCCTGA
- a CDS encoding PDZ domain-containing protein: protein MEQTALRPKPMPGQEPGGGEHGPVRRPFAARRRGRRLAALACGLLAAIVLVLSGVGLGAVGLTVIGTSRPAPAEPQRPAGTRARTDPAPVSAPAPVRPTLGVEVVDDGRPGARVVGVHVPGPGYTAGLVRGDVLLVFGRTRVDTAADLARAVAGSRPGQPVVLTVRHAGGGYQQLTVTPGIVT from the coding sequence ATGGAACAGACAGCGTTGCGTCCCAAGCCGATGCCGGGACAGGAACCCGGCGGTGGCGAGCACGGCCCGGTACGGCGCCCGTTCGCCGCGCGCCGCCGCGGCCGCCGGCTCGCGGCCCTGGCATGCGGGCTGCTTGCCGCGATCGTCCTGGTCCTGTCCGGGGTGGGCCTCGGCGCGGTGGGCCTCACGGTGATCGGCACGAGCAGGCCCGCCCCCGCCGAGCCGCAGCGGCCGGCCGGCACCCGGGCGCGCACGGATCCGGCGCCCGTCTCCGCGCCCGCACCGGTGCGTCCGACCCTGGGCGTGGAGGTGGTGGACGACGGCAGGCCCGGAGCCCGGGTGGTCGGCGTCCACGTCCCCGGCCCCGGGTACACGGCGGGCCTGGTCCGCGGGGACGTACTCCTCGTCTTCGGCAGAACCCGGGTGGACACGGCGGCGGACCTGGCCCGCGCGGTCGCCGGGTCCCGCCCGGGGCAGCCGGTGGTCCTCACCGTGCGCCACGCCGGCGGCGGCTACCAGCAGCTGACGGTCACCCCGGGGATCGTCACATGA
- the cyc2 gene encoding germacradienol/geosmin synthase Cyc2 — MTQQPFELPHFYMPYPARLNPNVDEARAHSTRWARDMGMLEGSGIWEQSDLDAHDYGLLCAYTHPDCDGPALSLITDWYVWVFFFDDHFLETFKRSQDRAGGKAYLDRLPLFMPLDPETPVPEPRNPVEAGLADLWARTVPSMSADWRHRFAVATEHLLNESLWELSNINEGRIANPVEYIEMRRKVGGAPWSAGLVEYATAEVPAAVAGTRPLRVLMETFSDAVHLRNDLFSYQREVEDEGELSNGVLVLETFFGCTTQEAADSVNDVLTSRLHQFEHTALTEVPAVALEKGLTPVETAAVAAYAKGLQDWQSGGHEWHTRSSRYMNERARPTSPWQRLAGPGTSAADVGALLAAAGAERLRAYTHVPFEKVGPSRIPDLRMPYPLGLSPHLDRSRRRLVDWCHSMGILEEGVWDEDKLAAYDLALCSAGIDPDATPEALDLSAQWLAFGTYGDDYYPLVYGHRRDLVAAKATTARLSACMPVAGEAAPVPLNAMERSLTDLWARTTAEMTPDQRRTLKHAVDSMTESWVWELSNQLQNRVPDPVDYLEMRRATFGSDLTLSLCRMGYGPAIPAEVYRSGPVRSLENAAVDYACLLNDVFSYQKEIEYEGEIHNAILVVQHFFGIDYPAALKVVQDMMNQRMRQFEHVVAHELPVVQDDFELSEEARAALLGYVADLQNWMAGILNWHRNVDRYKAEWLGRRAHAFLPDRPPVPALPVG; from the coding sequence ATGACGCAGCAGCCCTTCGAACTCCCGCACTTCTACATGCCGTATCCCGCGCGGCTCAACCCGAACGTCGACGAGGCCCGAGCCCACTCGACGCGGTGGGCGCGCGACATGGGCATGCTGGAGGGCTCCGGGATCTGGGAGCAGTCCGACCTCGACGCGCACGACTACGGACTGCTCTGCGCCTACACCCACCCCGACTGCGACGGGCCCGCCCTGTCGCTCATCACCGACTGGTACGTGTGGGTCTTCTTCTTCGACGACCACTTCCTGGAGACCTTCAAGCGCAGCCAGGACCGCGCGGGCGGCAAGGCCTACCTGGACCGGCTTCCCCTGTTCATGCCCCTCGACCCCGAAACCCCCGTCCCCGAGCCGCGCAACCCGGTCGAGGCCGGCCTCGCCGACCTGTGGGCGCGTACGGTGCCGTCGATGTCGGCCGACTGGCGCCACCGGTTCGCGGTGGCCACCGAGCACCTGCTGAACGAGTCCCTGTGGGAGCTGTCGAACATCAACGAGGGGCGGATCGCCAACCCCGTCGAGTACATCGAGATGCGCCGCAAGGTCGGCGGCGCGCCCTGGTCGGCGGGGCTGGTGGAGTACGCGACCGCCGAAGTGCCCGCCGCCGTCGCCGGAACCCGGCCGCTCAGGGTGCTGATGGAGACGTTCTCCGACGCCGTGCACCTGCGCAACGACCTGTTCTCCTACCAGCGTGAGGTGGAGGACGAGGGGGAGTTGAGCAACGGCGTCCTGGTCCTGGAGACCTTCTTCGGGTGCACCACCCAGGAGGCCGCCGACTCCGTCAACGACGTCCTCACCTCCCGCCTCCACCAGTTCGAGCACACCGCGCTCACCGAAGTGCCCGCAGTGGCACTGGAGAAGGGCCTCACCCCGGTCGAGACCGCGGCGGTGGCGGCGTACGCCAAGGGCCTCCAGGACTGGCAGTCCGGCGGCCACGAGTGGCACACGCGCTCCAGCCGGTACATGAACGAGCGGGCCCGGCCCACCAGCCCCTGGCAGCGACTGGCCGGCCCCGGCACCTCGGCGGCCGACGTGGGGGCGCTGCTCGCGGCGGCCGGGGCGGAGAGGCTGCGCGCGTACACGCACGTGCCCTTCGAGAAGGTCGGTCCGTCCCGCATCCCCGACCTCCGCATGCCCTACCCGCTGGGGCTGAGCCCGCATCTGGACCGTTCCCGGCGAAGGCTCGTCGACTGGTGCCACAGCATGGGCATCCTCGAGGAGGGCGTGTGGGACGAGGACAAGCTCGCCGCCTACGACCTCGCGCTGTGCTCGGCCGGCATCGACCCGGACGCCACGCCCGAGGCGCTCGACCTGAGCGCGCAGTGGCTCGCCTTCGGCACCTACGGCGACGACTACTACCCGCTGGTGTACGGGCACCGCCGCGACCTCGTCGCCGCGAAGGCGACCACGGCACGCCTGTCGGCCTGCATGCCCGTGGCGGGGGAGGCGGCGCCGGTCCCGCTCAACGCCATGGAGCGGAGTCTGACCGACCTGTGGGCGCGCACCACCGCGGAGATGACCCCCGACCAGCGGCGCACCCTGAAGCACGCCGTCGACTCGATGACCGAGAGCTGGGTGTGGGAGCTGTCCAACCAGCTCCAGAACCGCGTCCCCGACCCGGTCGACTACCTGGAGATGCGGCGCGCCACCTTCGGCTCCGACCTCACCCTGAGCCTGTGCCGGATGGGATACGGCCCGGCCATCCCCGCGGAGGTCTACCGCAGCGGCCCGGTCCGCTCCCTGGAGAACGCGGCCGTCGACTACGCCTGCCTTCTCAACGACGTCTTCTCGTACCAGAAGGAGATCGAGTACGAGGGCGAGATCCACAACGCGATCCTGGTCGTACAGCACTTCTTCGGCATCGATTACCCGGCCGCGCTCAAGGTCGTCCAGGACATGATGAACCAGCGCATGCGTCAGTTCGAGCACGTCGTCGCCCACGAACTGCCCGTCGTCCAGGACGACTTCGAGCTGTCCGAGGAGGCGCGGGCGGCCCTGCTCGGCTATGTCGCCGACCTGCAGAACTGGATGGCGGGCATCCTCAACTGGCACCGGAACGTGGACCGCTACAAGGCCGAGTGGCTGGGCCGCCGGGCCCACGCCTTCCTCCCGGACCGTCCGCCGGTCCCCGCCCTCCCCGTGGGCTGA
- a CDS encoding damage-control phosphatase ARMT1 family protein: MPANPSAPVLVGDEPGSFPHSVLAERHPAVIRQVRDAFPYGPGQHRALDALLESCAEGVIDDLPAAAPDRDRWQDWGLGQYAGHSWFDVPWLWSESYFYRRLLEAVGYFAPGPWQGIDPFRPSKLAELDSPETDEELAALDELGGKPAAERADALLHGSLWGNRADLGFRLSAGGAEAGPPVPALVADDREALWSLLPPSGSGTLCLVADNAGRELVPDLLLVAHLLAQGRVRRAVLHVKPYPYYVSDATTADVVDAVRRLTAAPGAAAEHGRRLWAAMADGRLTVRAHPFSCAPLPYADMPADLREEFAAATLTVFKGDLNYRRLVGDRLWPPTTPFADTTGYFPGPLAALRTLKSDVITGLDADTEAALDAAEGERWRVAGTHALIQVGT; this comes from the coding sequence ATGCCCGCCAACCCGTCCGCGCCCGTACTCGTCGGCGACGAACCCGGTTCCTTCCCGCACAGCGTGCTGGCCGAACGGCACCCGGCCGTCATCCGGCAGGTGCGCGACGCCTTCCCCTACGGACCCGGGCAGCACCGGGCCCTGGACGCGCTGCTGGAGAGCTGCGCCGAGGGCGTGATCGACGACCTTCCCGCCGCCGCGCCCGACCGCGACCGCTGGCAGGACTGGGGCCTGGGACAGTACGCCGGCCACTCCTGGTTCGACGTGCCGTGGCTGTGGTCCGAGAGCTACTTCTACCGCCGGCTCCTCGAAGCCGTCGGCTACTTCGCACCCGGCCCCTGGCAGGGCATCGACCCCTTCCGCCCGTCCAAACTCGCCGAACTCGACTCCCCGGAGACCGACGAGGAACTGGCGGCGCTCGACGAACTGGGGGGCAAGCCGGCGGCGGAGCGCGCGGACGCCCTGCTGCACGGCTCGCTCTGGGGCAACCGCGCCGACCTCGGCTTCCGGCTGTCGGCGGGCGGCGCCGAGGCCGGACCGCCCGTCCCCGCCCTGGTCGCCGACGACAGGGAGGCCCTCTGGTCGCTGCTGCCGCCCTCCGGCAGCGGCACGCTCTGCCTGGTCGCCGACAACGCAGGCCGCGAACTCGTCCCCGATCTCCTCCTCGTCGCCCACCTCCTCGCCCAGGGCCGCGTCCGGCGGGCGGTCCTGCACGTCAAGCCGTACCCGTACTACGTCTCCGACGCCACCACCGCCGACGTCGTCGACGCCGTGCGCCGGCTGACGGCGGCTCCCGGCGCGGCCGCGGAACACGGACGCCGCCTGTGGGCGGCGATGGCCGACGGCCGGCTGACGGTCCGGGCACACCCCTTCTCCTGCGCCCCGCTGCCCTACGCCGACATGCCCGCCGACCTGCGCGAGGAGTTCGCCGCGGCCACGCTGACCGTGTTCAAGGGCGACCTGAACTACCGGCGGCTGGTGGGCGACCGGCTGTGGCCCCCGACCACGCCGTTCGCGGACACCACCGGCTACTTCCCCGGCCCCCTCGCCGCCCTGCGCACCCTGAAGTCCGACGTGATCACCGGCCTGGACGCGGACACCGAGGCCGCGCTGGACGCCGCCGAGGGCGAGCGCTGGCGCGTCGCGGGCACGCACGCGCTGATCCAGGTCGGGACCTGA
- a CDS encoding ScbR family autoregulator-binding transcription factor, giving the protein MPRQLRAEQTRASIITAAADLFDRHGYERTSLSDIVTHAHVTKGALYFHFAAKEDLAHAILELQSRAARQVTSRVDEQGYSSLEALIRITYALTRLTVEGPVTRAGLRLATGGVEVRPPLRHPFTEWLDIATGKLLGAVKEYEIQQDVDVHAVAHSLVCFFVGTRVAGRPLEPMARLPRRTTEMWHLLIRGLVPVHRRPRYLSLATRLEREIVVV; this is encoded by the coding sequence ATGCCGAGGCAGTTACGCGCCGAACAGACCCGCGCGTCGATCATCACGGCCGCCGCCGACCTGTTCGACCGGCACGGCTACGAACGGACCAGCCTGAGCGACATCGTCACACACGCACACGTCACCAAGGGCGCCCTGTACTTCCACTTCGCGGCCAAGGAGGATCTGGCCCACGCCATCCTGGAGTTGCAGTCCCGGGCCGCCCGGCAGGTGACCAGTCGCGTGGACGAGCAGGGCTACTCGTCGCTGGAGGCCCTGATACGCATCACCTACGCGCTCACCCGTCTCACCGTGGAGGGCCCCGTCACCCGCGCCGGCCTGCGACTGGCCACCGGAGGAGTCGAGGTGCGCCCGCCGCTGCGGCACCCGTTCACCGAGTGGCTGGACATCGCCACCGGCAAACTCCTCGGCGCCGTCAAGGAGTACGAGATCCAGCAGGACGTCGACGTCCACGCCGTCGCGCACTCCCTCGTCTGCTTCTTCGTCGGCACCCGGGTCGCCGGCCGGCCCCTGGAACCCATGGCGCGGCTGCCGCGCAGGACGACCGAGATGTGGCACCTGCTGATCCGCGGCCTCGTGCCGGTGCACCGGCGCCCCCGCTATCTGAGCCTCGCCACCCGGCTGGAGCGGGAGATCGTCGTCGTATGA
- a CDS encoding lytic polysaccharide monooxygenase gives MTRTTAPLGRTAAATAVSALLMVWAAGPAHAHGAPTDPVSRVFACSPDGGGRAGSAACRAAVAANGAPFTAWDNLRVASVGGRDRQVVPDGKLCSGGLPAYKGLDLARDDWPSTRLVPGAGLTMAYASTIPHEGTFKLYLTRQGYDPTKPLTWSDLPAQPFAEVKDPPLTGGAYRIGATLPADRAGRHVLFTIWQNSSTPDTYYSCSDVVFAKATKATKGTKGTGGTSGSGGTSGTAGPAKPGDSGRSGGSPAAGTPEPGTQAPSPGHSHGPYTTDPARQTPDSAAAQARSGAPDSSPVASATDAGQGPSAPLLAGGAAVVLVLTGGAALALRLRGR, from the coding sequence ATGACCCGGACGACCGCGCCCCTCGGGCGCACCGCAGCCGCTACGGCGGTGTCGGCCCTGCTCATGGTGTGGGCGGCCGGGCCCGCACACGCGCACGGCGCCCCGACCGACCCGGTCAGCCGGGTGTTCGCCTGCTCGCCGGACGGGGGCGGCCGGGCCGGTTCGGCCGCCTGCCGGGCGGCCGTCGCCGCGAACGGAGCCCCTTTCACCGCGTGGGACAACCTGCGGGTGGCGAGCGTGGGTGGCCGGGACCGCCAGGTCGTCCCCGACGGAAAGCTGTGCAGCGGAGGACTGCCCGCGTACAAGGGCCTCGACCTCGCCCGCGACGACTGGCCGTCGACCCGTCTGGTGCCGGGCGCGGGGCTCACGATGGCGTACGCCTCGACGATCCCGCACGAGGGCACGTTCAAGCTCTATCTGACCAGGCAGGGCTACGACCCGACGAAGCCGCTGACCTGGTCGGACCTGCCCGCCCAGCCCTTCGCCGAGGTCAAGGACCCACCGCTGACGGGCGGCGCGTACCGCATCGGGGCGACGCTGCCCGCCGACCGGGCGGGCCGTCATGTGCTGTTCACCATCTGGCAGAACAGCAGCACGCCGGACACCTACTACTCGTGCTCGGACGTGGTGTTCGCGAAGGCGACAAAGGCGACAAAGGGGACAAAGGGGACCGGCGGCACGAGCGGTTCGGGCGGCACGAGCGGAACGGCCGGGCCGGCCAAGCCGGGTGACTCCGGCCGCTCGGGCGGGAGCCCGGCCGCCGGTACGCCGGAGCCGGGCACGCAGGCCCCGAGTCCGGGCCACTCGCACGGGCCGTACACGACCGATCCCGCGCGGCAGACACCGGACTCCGCCGCCGCTCAGGCGCGTTCGGGCGCTCCCGACAGCAGCCCGGTGGCGTCCGCGACCGACGCCGGCCAGGGTCCTTCCGCGCCACTGCTGGCGGGCGGCGCCGCCGTGGTACTGGTGCTCACCGGGGGCGCCGCCCTCGCCCTGCGGCTGCGCGGCCGCTGA